The following DNA comes from Triticum aestivum cultivar Chinese Spring chromosome 3D, IWGSC CS RefSeq v2.1, whole genome shotgun sequence.
CATCTTGCGCCCAGCAGCCTCATCAGTGTAGAACTGAAGCATTGTACtggcgccgccaccacctccagcagCGGCAGCACCACTGGTGGTTCTACGTCTGCGCAAGCTTGCAGCTGCAGCTGCACTCCCTCTTGCAGGTGCATCGCCATTAGCCACCATCTTCTTTTATCTACCTACATGGAAGTAGGTAGTTCGATTAGAAGGATTGTAGCACTAGTATCATAACAGACCAAAACATACATGGTGTTCCAAATGATCAAATGGCATGCATCATCAGTAAGTTTGTTGGAGAAGTACAAAGGTATATAGAAAATGAGCAAGCACAGTCATATGCCATCAAATGGTGTCTCGCTACATCTTCTGTTGACTAAGAGACGAATACGGTGTTGACTAAGATAAGGGTAATACAGTGTTGCATCCAAATGCTAAGGTAACCTACAATATGGAACCAAAACGAAAATGTTGATCAGAGCCATACTGAATTTTGTCAAACCCAATAATTTTGTCAGAATAAAATACTGAATTTTATCGACAAATTGTGTGATGTGTTGTCAGAACAAACAACCGAATTTGTTCGACAGTTAACTGACACTTGTTCAGTGTGGGGTGACAAAAAATCCAATTATTAATCAACAATACACCAGGAGAAGTAAACTTTAGTGTCCTGACAGTAAAGGGAAGAACAAATTcgataagtactccctctgtaaataaatataagagcgttAAGATCagtaacgctcttatatttctttacagagggagaaCTATATATCTGATCAAACGCTGTACTCTTTTTTCAATCTATAAGTAGGCTGTCTTCCGAGATGCATCTTCGGTAACAACCATATTTTTCTTCCCTGTATAGGATTTTGTTTCAAAACAAAGATGCAGGATAGAACAATGATAATCAGCATATGCGTGAATAAGAGATGTTCAGTCGGTTTAAAATGGATCAATCTAAGGATGCTAGTTTCAGTCACACAAAAGTGTGTTCAGATTCTGTCAATAACTGCAGCCCTTTTTGAGTCTCCTCGTACGATATGATCTTAGAATAAATGATATGAAGGTAAAGAAAGCTGAGCACACACAGGCCTACGAGCCAATTGATCAGGTAAAGGAATAACACAAGCAGTGCAATTTGGATGCTAGCATGGTTCTTCGTATCAGGAATTCAAATATAGAAGGCGAAAATTATCTAACCATATATAAACGGGTCGCAATGATCGTACGCAACATAATAAATCTCCTACGCCCAATCTGAATCTACGAAACAACACTTTAGAATCTGCGGATGAACACACGATCCAACATGGCGTGTCTGAGAAACACCGACGGATCGGCACACATATTCCGACTCCCAACGAACCATCCATCGAACAGATCAAAGGAACCGAAATCGCATCAAGATTCCACCAAATCTGAACTCCCTAGGACGCAAGCCGAGGCGATCTAAACCACAAAGACAACAAGGTAACGCATCTTCTCTGGACACACGACGCGCAGGCGGGGGATCAATCAATCCGGCATGGTGGTGATGAGATAGGAGGATTACGCGCGCGTACCTGATGAACTCGACCTCGCTGATCCTCCTCTCCTCTTGTCCGTCTGGCTACCAAATCCAAAGCTGGTGCGTGAAATTCGAGCGCGGAATGATCTCCCTGATGTGCGTGCCCCTTATATCTATGCACGGGCTAGCCGCTTTCCGGGTCGGGTCGAGCCCAAAGTCCGCTCGCTGTGCGTGACGTGGCCCGCGCGATCTGATTGgacgatgcgcctccccactcgtcTATCTAGGCCGTTCGTTTGGCTACAGGGTCTGAAGTCTTCCGCTCGCCCACCCGCCCGGCAAAGTTGACCGTAGTTATCTCGTCGAAAGGTCCGGTCTGGCGTCACTTTCTTTTAGATCACCGCCTGGGGGCGGATCCTATTCGCCGTCTAGGTCAGGGAATAGCGAACAAACGCAC
Coding sequences within:
- the LOC123078395 gene encoding protein transport protein Sec61 subunit beta; this translates as MVANGDAPARGSAAAAASLRRRRTTSGAAAAGGGGGASTMLQFYTDEAAGRKMSPNAVLIMSIGFIAVVAVLHVFGKLYRTPN